A genomic stretch from Kribbella jejuensis includes:
- a CDS encoding SDR family oxidoreductase, with translation MTLENRTAIVTGASRGIGLAVAQRLVADGARVVITGRTQETLDEAVKTLGGREHALAIAGNAADASHRGAAVAAAVATYGSVDLLVNNTGINPIYGKLLDVDAGVASKMVDTNVLAAIAWVKACRDAWMREHGGAVVNLSSVAGLAPSPGIGWYGATKAMLSRVTQELAVELAPEIRVNAVAPAVVKTKFAGALYEGREDKVAATYPLGRLGRPEDVASLVWFLLSDEASWITGQTITIDGGLTLNGGIA, from the coding sequence ATGACGCTGGAGAACCGGACGGCGATCGTCACCGGAGCCTCTCGTGGGATCGGGCTGGCGGTCGCCCAGCGCCTGGTCGCCGACGGCGCGCGCGTCGTCATCACCGGGCGGACGCAGGAGACCCTCGACGAGGCCGTGAAGACCTTGGGCGGTCGTGAGCACGCGCTGGCGATCGCGGGCAACGCTGCGGACGCGTCGCATCGTGGGGCGGCCGTCGCGGCTGCGGTAGCGACGTACGGGTCGGTGGACCTGTTGGTGAACAACACCGGCATCAACCCGATCTACGGGAAGTTGCTGGACGTCGACGCCGGAGTGGCGAGCAAGATGGTCGACACCAATGTGCTCGCAGCGATCGCCTGGGTGAAGGCCTGCCGGGATGCGTGGATGCGGGAGCACGGCGGTGCCGTGGTGAACCTGTCGTCGGTGGCCGGTCTGGCGCCGTCGCCCGGCATCGGGTGGTACGGCGCGACCAAGGCCATGCTCTCGCGGGTCACCCAGGAGCTGGCGGTCGAGCTGGCTCCGGAGATCCGGGTGAACGCCGTGGCTCCGGCTGTGGTCAAGACCAAGTTCGCCGGAGCCCTCTACGAAGGGCGTGAGGACAAGGTCGCCGCGACGTACCCCTTGGGTCGTCTGGGCCGGCCGGAGGACGTCGCTTCGCTGGTGTGGTTCCTGTTGTCCGACGAAGCGTCGTGGATCACCGGCCAGACCATCACGATCGACGGCGGCCTCACGCTGAACGGCGGCATCGCCTAA
- a CDS encoding GNAT family N-acetyltransferase produces MTTRAVVRLAVAADAGAVAAVRRAVYPYKAMSAAAVAHMITVQSPGERFLPLVALRDGEVVAWGSAGLNVWTSEPGQAEAIVYVHPEHRRQGIGGALAERLHQHLSEVGAVRVRTFVHPDGLKFAHKLGYDGTRQMHFSGLDLTKELPEQPPTPDGIKLVSFADLDPRTAYTADTVASLDEPSDSPLDAVEYDMWLEEIWNGPSMDKSLSVGAMAGDELVAFTVVETATDRMWSGMTGTIPGYRGRGLAKLVKSVALRRAAAAGITAAYTSNDDENGPMLAVNNWLGYQRVQTELGLLRTLDSDA; encoded by the coding sequence ATGACGACGAGGGCGGTGGTACGGCTGGCCGTCGCGGCCGATGCCGGGGCGGTGGCGGCGGTACGGCGGGCGGTCTACCCGTACAAGGCGATGTCGGCGGCCGCGGTGGCGCACATGATCACCGTGCAGTCGCCGGGGGAGCGGTTCCTTCCGCTGGTCGCGCTCCGCGACGGCGAGGTCGTCGCCTGGGGATCGGCCGGCCTGAACGTCTGGACCAGTGAACCCGGGCAGGCCGAGGCCATCGTGTACGTGCATCCGGAGCATCGCCGCCAGGGCATCGGCGGCGCGCTCGCCGAGCGGCTGCACCAGCACTTGAGTGAGGTCGGCGCGGTTCGGGTGCGGACGTTCGTACACCCCGACGGTCTGAAGTTCGCCCACAAGCTCGGGTACGACGGGACGCGGCAGATGCACTTCTCCGGCCTCGACCTGACCAAGGAACTGCCCGAGCAGCCGCCGACGCCCGATGGGATCAAGCTGGTCAGCTTCGCCGACCTCGACCCGCGGACGGCGTACACCGCGGACACGGTCGCGTCGCTGGACGAGCCGAGTGACTCGCCGCTGGACGCCGTTGAGTACGACATGTGGCTCGAGGAGATCTGGAACGGCCCGTCGATGGACAAGTCGCTCAGCGTCGGCGCGATGGCCGGCGACGAACTGGTCGCTTTCACCGTGGTCGAGACCGCCACCGACCGGATGTGGTCGGGCATGACCGGCACGATCCCGGGCTACCGGGGCCGAGGCCTCGCCAAGCTGGTGAAGTCGGTCGCACTCCGCCGAGCGGCGGCGGCCGGGATCACCGCGGCGTACACCTCGAACGACGACGAGAACGGCCCGATGCTTGCCGTCAACAACTGGCTCGGCTACCAACGCGTCCAAACCGAACTCGGCCTACTCCGAACGCTGGACAGCGACGCGTGA
- a CDS encoding helix-turn-helix transcriptional regulator produces the protein MRADRLLQIILLLQRHERLSARELAERLEVSTRTVMRDMEALSAAGVPVYSERGRNGGCVLLPGYRADVSELTPREAQALFAWSGRAALSDELGLQDALHSAMGKLSATLPVELQGEADALSGSIVVDRRRWFAETEDTGALPVLRQAVVTRRRVRLRYASAREGVQQRTVDPWGLVEQAGRWYLVAAHRGAARMYRVSRVQEVDLLEETADRPEGLDVRAEWERLRSGLEQHAPVGVDVLVRVRPDKTELIRRIASPMLAKGEVAREVPSDDEWPHLRLHFRVREAACGVLLGFAGDLEVLDPPDLRLRMLELAQAALATYG, from the coding sequence ATGCGAGCGGACCGGTTGTTGCAGATCATCCTGTTGCTGCAGCGGCACGAGCGGCTGTCGGCGCGGGAGTTGGCGGAGCGGCTGGAGGTGTCGACGCGGACGGTCATGCGCGACATGGAGGCGCTGTCCGCGGCCGGCGTACCGGTGTACTCCGAGCGCGGGCGCAACGGGGGCTGTGTGCTGCTCCCTGGTTACCGTGCCGACGTCAGTGAACTCACGCCGCGCGAGGCGCAGGCCCTGTTCGCGTGGTCGGGGCGGGCCGCGCTGTCGGACGAGCTTGGGCTGCAGGACGCACTGCACTCCGCCATGGGCAAGCTGTCCGCCACACTGCCCGTGGAGCTCCAGGGGGAGGCCGACGCGTTGTCCGGCTCCATCGTGGTCGACAGACGGCGCTGGTTCGCGGAGACCGAAGACACCGGTGCTCTGCCGGTACTACGCCAAGCGGTCGTCACCCGCCGCCGGGTGCGGCTGCGGTACGCCTCAGCACGTGAGGGCGTGCAGCAGCGCACGGTCGATCCATGGGGTCTCGTGGAGCAGGCCGGGCGCTGGTACCTCGTCGCGGCGCATCGTGGTGCGGCGCGGATGTACCGGGTGTCCCGCGTCCAGGAGGTCGACCTGCTCGAGGAGACCGCGGACCGGCCGGAAGGACTGGACGTGCGTGCGGAGTGGGAGCGGTTGCGGTCCGGGCTGGAGCAGCACGCGCCGGTCGGCGTCGACGTACTGGTGCGAGTCCGGCCGGACAAGACTGAGCTGATCCGGCGGATCGCGTCGCCGATGCTGGCGAAGGGCGAGGTGGCCCGGGAGGTGCCGTCCGACGACGAGTGGCCGCACCTGCGGTTGCACTTCCGGGTCCGGGAGGCCGCGTGCGGCGTACTGCTCGGGTTCGCCGGTGATCTGGAGGTGCTGGATCCGCCGGACCTGCGGCTCCGGATGCTGGAGCTCGCGCAGGCCGCGCTGGCGACCTACGGCTGA